One Fuerstiella marisgermanici DNA window includes the following coding sequences:
- a CDS encoding DUF1501 domain-containing protein, translating to MNSHFPCGQTRREAVWNMGAGFAGTAMTAALSDDGFFTQLSAAETASPRAAATTPQAHFPGKAKACIFLMMNGAPSQVDTFDFKPELQKYAGKQLPADRKFINSGGRKMGYLTPNWRRFRPGGDSGLLISDYFPNVRNHADKLAVINSCHTDSHAHGSALVAMNTGKTFIGRPSLGSWCAYGLGSENQSLPSYVVMMDKRGGPISGQPNWGSGFMPSTYAGTLFRPSGNPILDLKGPPHINDSAQREQLDFLAKLNQQHLDQRPGGAELASRMKTYELAYRMQSQAPEAVAIADESQATLDMYGVGQQPTDEYGRNCLIARRLVERGVRFIQLYSGGGHLEETWDAHESIEKNHGRHGAEVDQPIAALLTDLEQRGLLDETLVVWGGEFGRMPFSEGKDAPGRNHNPYGFTMWFAGGGVKGGIQYGETDEFGFEAVTNKVHLHDIHATILHLMGMDHELLTYFHQGREESLTDVAGRVVTDVIA from the coding sequence ATGAATAGTCACTTCCCCTGCGGACAAACTCGACGCGAAGCTGTCTGGAATATGGGAGCCGGGTTCGCTGGCACGGCCATGACTGCGGCACTGTCAGACGATGGCTTTTTCACTCAACTTTCCGCCGCTGAAACAGCTTCGCCCAGGGCGGCAGCAACAACGCCGCAAGCGCATTTTCCAGGCAAGGCCAAAGCATGCATCTTTCTGATGATGAACGGTGCGCCCAGTCAGGTCGACACATTCGACTTCAAACCGGAACTGCAGAAATACGCGGGCAAACAGCTTCCTGCCGATCGGAAGTTCATCAACTCAGGCGGTCGAAAAATGGGCTACCTCACGCCCAACTGGCGGCGGTTTCGTCCCGGCGGAGATAGCGGCCTGCTGATCTCAGACTACTTCCCCAACGTCCGCAACCACGCCGATAAACTCGCTGTTATCAATTCGTGCCACACCGACAGCCACGCTCACGGTTCTGCACTGGTGGCGATGAACACCGGTAAAACATTCATCGGTCGGCCATCGCTGGGAAGCTGGTGTGCTTATGGACTGGGTTCAGAAAACCAGAGTCTGCCCAGTTATGTGGTGATGATGGACAAACGCGGTGGCCCCATCAGCGGCCAACCAAACTGGGGCAGCGGATTCATGCCATCAACGTATGCTGGCACCCTGTTTCGCCCGAGCGGCAATCCCATTCTGGACCTGAAAGGCCCGCCTCACATCAACGACAGCGCGCAGCGGGAGCAACTGGATTTTCTGGCAAAACTGAATCAGCAGCACTTGGACCAGCGACCCGGTGGCGCAGAACTCGCATCACGCATGAAGACGTACGAACTGGCCTATCGCATGCAGTCGCAGGCACCAGAAGCCGTCGCGATCGCCGACGAATCTCAGGCAACGCTGGACATGTACGGCGTAGGTCAGCAGCCAACGGATGAGTACGGCCGGAACTGTCTAATCGCGCGGCGTCTGGTCGAACGAGGCGTGAGGTTCATTCAATTGTATTCGGGCGGAGGCCATCTGGAAGAAACCTGGGACGCTCACGAGAGCATCGAAAAGAACCATGGTCGGCACGGAGCCGAAGTCGATCAACCGATCGCCGCGCTACTGACCGACCTTGAACAGCGCGGCCTTCTGGACGAAACGCTGGTTGTGTGGGGAGGCGAATTCGGTCGCATGCCATTTAGCGAAGGCAAGGATGCTCCGGGCCGCAATCACAATCCGTACGGCTTCACCATGTGGTTCGCTGGCGGCGGAGTGAAAGGCGGAATTCAATATGGTGAAACGGATGAATTCGGTTTCGAGGCGGTCACCAACAAAGTCCACCTGCACGACATTCACGCGACCATCCTGCACCTCATGGGCATGGATCATGAATTGCTGACGTACTTTCATCAGGGCCGTGAAGAATCACTCACAGACGTGGCTGGCCGAGTTGTAACAGACGTAATCGCGTAG